A genomic region of Runella rosea contains the following coding sequences:
- the folD gene encoding bifunctional methylenetetrahydrofolate dehydrogenase/methenyltetrahydrofolate cyclohydrolase FolD, which translates to MQLLDGKKLSAEVKAEIKVEVDKIKANGGKTPHLAAILVGNNGASETYVASKIKSCEEIGFKSTLISLPDTTSEAELLSHIQDLNFDEDVDGFIVQLPLPAHISENTIMEAVAPEKDVDGFHPINVGRMCKGLPAYISATPYGILEMLERYKIETAGKHCVVVGRSQIVGLPMSILMQRNAYPGNCTVTICHSRTHNLKEVCQSADILIAALGRPEFITADYVKEGAVVIDVGITRVPDASKKSGFAIKGDVKFDEVAPKSGYITPVPGGVGLMTICGLLTNTLLSSKKAIYK; encoded by the coding sequence GCAACTATTAGACGGTAAAAAACTTTCTGCTGAGGTAAAAGCAGAAATCAAAGTAGAAGTAGATAAAATCAAAGCCAACGGCGGAAAAACCCCGCATTTGGCGGCTATTTTGGTGGGCAATAACGGCGCAAGCGAAACTTATGTAGCCTCAAAAATCAAAAGTTGTGAGGAGATTGGTTTTAAATCAACCCTCATCAGCTTGCCCGATACTACCTCAGAAGCGGAGTTGCTTTCGCACATTCAGGATTTGAATTTTGACGAAGATGTCGATGGATTCATCGTACAGTTGCCACTTCCGGCGCATATTTCAGAAAATACAATCATGGAAGCGGTTGCGCCCGAAAAAGACGTGGATGGTTTCCATCCTATCAACGTGGGTCGGATGTGTAAGGGCTTGCCCGCCTACATTTCAGCGACTCCTTATGGAATTTTGGAAATGCTCGAACGTTACAAAATAGAAACGGCCGGTAAACACTGTGTGGTAGTGGGGCGCAGCCAAATCGTGGGCTTGCCCATGAGTATTTTGATGCAGCGCAATGCCTATCCGGGCAACTGTACCGTCACGATTTGCCACAGCCGTACGCACAATCTGAAAGAAGTTTGTCAAAGTGCTGATATTTTGATTGCAGCCTTGGGACGCCCCGAATTCATCACCGCCGACTACGTCAAAGAAGGAGCCGTGGTAATCGACGTGGGCATTACCCGCGTGCCAGATGCATCCAAAAAAAGCGGATTTGCTATCAAAGGCGACGTGAAGTTTGACGAAGTAGCTCCCAAATCTGGCTATATTACGCCCGTACCAGGTGGCGTAGGCTTAATGACCATTTGTGGCCTCCTGACCAACACGCTGCTATCTTCGAAGAAAGCTATTTATAAGTAG
- a CDS encoding acyl-CoA desaturase yields the protein MYILVFFVAHWYLSLLMQTFFLHRYAAHKMFTMSPFWEKFFYTLTFIFQGSSFLSPYAYGVMHRLHHAYADTDEDPHSPSFSSSLVDMMWKTKNYYNNILHREDSIAAKFKKDVPHWAFMERLGDYWVIRIGWGVLYTLFYIQFATAWWMFLLLPIHFLMGPVHGVIINWYAHKYGYTNFKVNDTARNLLPFDFLMMGESYHNNHHKLGGRANFGVKWHEFDPTYPFILFLNATGIIKLKRNNDLNYMPS from the coding sequence ATGTACATTCTTGTATTTTTCGTAGCCCACTGGTATTTATCTCTCTTGATGCAGACCTTCTTTTTGCACCGCTACGCCGCCCACAAAATGTTTACGATGAGCCCTTTTTGGGAGAAGTTTTTTTACACCCTCACTTTCATATTTCAAGGTTCTTCGTTTTTAAGTCCTTACGCTTACGGCGTAATGCACCGCCTCCACCACGCCTATGCCGACACGGATGAAGACCCGCATTCACCAAGTTTTTCGTCAAGTTTGGTTGATATGATGTGGAAAACCAAGAATTACTACAACAATATACTGCACCGCGAAGATAGCATTGCTGCCAAATTCAAAAAAGATGTTCCGCACTGGGCATTTATGGAACGATTAGGTGATTATTGGGTTATCCGTATTGGTTGGGGTGTATTGTACACCTTGTTTTATATACAATTTGCCACGGCCTGGTGGATGTTTTTGTTGTTGCCAATTCACTTTTTGATGGGGCCTGTTCACGGGGTAATTATCAACTGGTATGCCCACAAATACGGTTATACCAATTTTAAAGTAAACGATACTGCTCGAAACCTCCTTCCTTTTGACTTTTTGATGATGGGCGAATCGTACCACAACAACCACCACAAACTCGGAGGTCGCGCCAATTTTGGCGTAAAATGGCACGAATTTGACCCTACTTACCCGTTCATTTTGTTCCTCAACGCCACGGGAATTATCAAGCTAAAACGGAACAATGACTTAAACTATATGCCTAGCTAG
- a CDS encoding PE-PGRS family protein, translating to MKNSLFLSALLVLFFSSCKREEKPVDPESDNFAETPTSKTVQPADDLDEASGLADSFKQPGFLWSHEDAASPDELFLLNREGQIAGKIKTPFTNFDWEDIAIGPGPQANETYLYLGDIGDNAINLDIKRIYRFPEPASLTSTITNYDRIQFRYPDGSRDAETLLLDPLTRDLFIVSKWEGQAHLYRLAYPQSTSEVIMAEKVGNLTVGGDLTGGSISTNGKEIIVRGYTAIYYWKRKVEEKVGDVLLRNPTKSLPYIFEPQGEAVCFDKDGKGYFTLSERRNVPSVNLYFYARK from the coding sequence ATGAAAAACTCACTCTTTCTGTCCGCATTACTCGTTCTGTTTTTTTCATCTTGCAAAAGAGAAGAAAAGCCCGTAGACCCTGAATCTGACAATTTTGCCGAGACGCCAACCTCCAAAACCGTTCAGCCCGCCGACGACCTCGACGAAGCTTCTGGACTGGCCGACAGTTTTAAGCAACCAGGTTTCTTATGGTCACACGAAGACGCCGCCTCACCCGATGAGCTATTTTTATTAAACCGAGAAGGGCAGATTGCGGGTAAAATAAAAACCCCATTTACCAATTTTGATTGGGAAGACATTGCCATCGGCCCAGGCCCACAAGCCAACGAAACCTACCTGTATTTGGGCGACATCGGCGACAATGCCATCAATCTTGACATAAAACGCATTTATCGTTTTCCCGAACCCGCTAGCCTTACCTCCACCATCACCAACTACGACCGCATTCAGTTCCGCTATCCAGATGGCTCCCGCGATGCCGAAACATTGCTGCTCGACCCCCTCACCCGCGACCTATTTATCGTTTCTAAATGGGAAGGCCAAGCACATTTGTATCGTCTTGCCTACCCTCAATCGACGAGCGAAGTCATCATGGCCGAAAAAGTAGGCAACTTGACCGTAGGAGGCGATTTGACGGGAGGCAGTATTTCTACCAATGGCAAAGAGATTATTGTGAGAGGATACACCGCAATTTATTACTGGAAACGCAAAGTTGAAGAAAAAGTAGGCGATGTATTGCTCCGTAATCCTACCAAAAGTCTGCCCTATATTTTTGAGCCTCAGGGCGAGGCCGTGTGTTTTGACAAAGACGGCAAGGGCTATTTTACCCTCAGCGAACGCCGCAACGTACCCAGCGTTAATCTTTATTTTTACGCCAGAAAGTAG
- a CDS encoding OmpA family protein, translating into MNRLLWCLFFLAISQSIYAQRAGIYQFEKNLEEESGQFPALKVLKEAGIFQEDVLPELKNAKRSVYVFEKNYGLQFDNRAANGFLRDSYTIEIYFKFSALDSWKRVIDFKNRKSDNGCYIYDGKLNFYNFALGTRAPVRANEYTHYVISRNGKTKQLKMYVDGESKVEFTDQNDEGVIDEDGVLNFFHDDLIVKEEASAGAVALIKIFDYVVEPTEVKKSYLKLNESVLKKPTVPSVATSPPLANPPPEAKTPAKAADLPPKEPSLVLSGQVQNETTRKPVKQPTVLVLDKNNTEKQRLQGTDDGLFKIAFEVGQDVYFMVEADGFFPTSIHYTAKELTEKSKNGTIFTLKPVTISESIVLKNIRFVQGKPELLPESEEDLNRLWLFMRDNPAAEIELHGHTDNLGDFDLNLALSRQRVESVKAFLVSKGIASQRISGRGFGSTRPIANNNREETRPLNRRVEFVIKKLK; encoded by the coding sequence ATGAATCGACTTCTTTGGTGCTTATTTTTTTTGGCGATTTCTCAGAGTATCTACGCTCAAAGGGCGGGGATATATCAGTTTGAGAAAAATCTGGAAGAAGAATCGGGGCAATTCCCCGCCCTGAAAGTACTGAAAGAAGCAGGTATATTTCAGGAGGACGTGCTGCCAGAGCTCAAAAATGCCAAACGCTCAGTCTACGTATTTGAAAAAAATTACGGGCTTCAATTTGACAACCGAGCCGCAAACGGATTTCTGCGGGATTCGTACACCATCGAAATTTATTTCAAATTTTCGGCACTCGACAGCTGGAAACGCGTCATTGACTTCAAAAACCGCAAGTCTGACAATGGCTGCTACATCTACGACGGCAAACTCAACTTCTATAATTTTGCCTTGGGCACCCGCGCTCCCGTGCGCGCCAACGAATACACGCACTACGTGATTTCGCGCAATGGAAAAACCAAACAACTTAAAATGTACGTGGATGGAGAGTCCAAAGTGGAATTTACGGACCAAAACGACGAAGGCGTGATTGACGAAGACGGTGTATTAAACTTTTTTCATGACGACCTCATCGTCAAAGAAGAAGCCAGTGCTGGGGCCGTAGCCCTTATCAAAATCTTCGATTACGTAGTGGAACCTACCGAGGTAAAAAAAAGCTACCTCAAATTGAACGAATCTGTACTCAAAAAGCCGACCGTTCCGTCGGTAGCTACCTCACCTCCACTCGCCAACCCTCCGCCCGAAGCGAAAACGCCCGCTAAAGCCGCTGATCTACCCCCAAAAGAGCCCTCATTGGTGCTGAGTGGGCAAGTTCAGAACGAAACGACCCGAAAACCAGTCAAACAACCCACGGTGTTGGTACTGGATAAAAATAATACCGAAAAACAGCGACTCCAAGGGACCGATGACGGATTGTTTAAAATCGCGTTTGAAGTAGGTCAGGATGTGTATTTTATGGTAGAAGCCGATGGTTTTTTCCCCACGAGCATTCATTATACGGCCAAAGAATTAACCGAAAAATCAAAAAACGGCACTATTTTTACCCTAAAACCCGTTACAATCAGTGAAAGTATTGTGTTGAAAAACATTCGCTTCGTGCAGGGAAAGCCTGAGCTGCTTCCCGAATCGGAAGAAGATTTGAATCGTTTATGGCTGTTTATGCGCGATAATCCCGCCGCCGAAATCGAATTGCACGGGCATACCGACAATTTGGGCGACTTTGACCTCAACCTGGCCCTGTCGAGACAGCGCGTGGAATCCGTCAAAGCATTTTTGGTTTCGAAGGGAATTGCCAGTCAACGCATCAGCGGGCGCGGATTTGGTTCAACGCGTCCCATTGCCAATAACAATCGTGAAGAAACCCGTCCGCTGAATCGACGGGTAGAATTTGTCATTAAAAAATTGAAATGA
- a CDS encoding DUF3574 domain-containing protein: MKTVHLNIPRSNRTTTLIFSLLLLTLTSCTVFKGEKMTKTELYFGLSKPDGSMISSNAWQAFADTVIAKTFTEGSTIIDGQGQWLGHNGKLVSEPSKILIVLSKLTPERSQQIESIREKYKKYYQQEAVMRVDEQLKVAF; encoded by the coding sequence ATGAAAACAGTCCATTTAAACATACCCAGAAGCAACAGGACAACCACACTCATTTTCAGCCTGTTGCTTCTCACCTTGACCTCCTGCACGGTGTTCAAAGGCGAAAAAATGACCAAAACCGAACTGTATTTCGGCCTTTCCAAACCTGATGGCTCCATGATTTCGTCGAATGCATGGCAGGCATTTGCTGACACGGTCATTGCCAAAACTTTTACCGAAGGCTCTACCATCATCGACGGACAGGGCCAATGGTTAGGCCACAATGGCAAGTTGGTTTCTGAGCCTTCCAAGATCTTAATTGTTTTGTCAAAATTGACGCCCGAACGCTCACAACAGATTGAAAGTATCCGCGAAAAGTACAAAAAATACTATCAACAGGAAGCGGTAATGCGCGTCGACGAGCAGTTAAAAGTAGCCTTCTGA
- a CDS encoding DUF4097 family beta strand repeat-containing protein, producing MKTTHISIAVLALTMTYAAPLVAQNEVKNEIKEQLVVPLSDPNKPGSLRVSLINGSIHVIGYAGKEVVIDAIAEAYNGKKTEHKNDELAAGMKKISTNGGIDITAEERNNTIKVTSQFMKRPMNLTIKVPQQFGLKVSTVNNGDILIENVSGELEINNVNGAIKLTNVSGSAVATTVNGGVKATFKSINAESPMAFTSLNGSVDVTFPPSAKFDVKLKSDRGEIYSDFDVDVDKTQPKANRVSKDGMYKVSVDDWIQGKVNGGGSEIMMKNMHGNIYIRKAK from the coding sequence ATGAAAACCACCCACATAAGTATCGCAGTTTTAGCCCTCACAATGACTTACGCAGCTCCATTGGTTGCCCAAAACGAGGTCAAAAATGAAATCAAAGAACAACTGGTCGTTCCGTTGAGCGACCCCAACAAGCCTGGTTCTTTGCGGGTAAGTTTAATCAATGGCTCTATTCATGTGATAGGCTACGCTGGCAAAGAGGTCGTTATTGACGCCATTGCCGAAGCGTATAACGGTAAAAAAACTGAGCACAAAAACGACGAACTCGCCGCAGGAATGAAAAAAATCTCGACCAATGGCGGTATTGATATTACAGCCGAAGAACGCAACAACACCATCAAAGTGACGTCGCAATTCATGAAACGCCCGATGAATCTCACCATCAAAGTACCACAGCAGTTTGGCCTGAAAGTAAGTACAGTCAACAACGGCGACATTTTGATAGAAAACGTGAGCGGGGAATTGGAAATCAACAATGTAAATGGCGCCATCAAGCTCACGAATGTGTCGGGCTCGGCCGTGGCTACCACCGTAAACGGCGGCGTAAAAGCGACTTTCAAAAGTATCAACGCCGAATCGCCAATGGCGTTTACATCTCTCAATGGCAGCGTTGACGTTACGTTTCCACCTTCGGCGAAGTTTGACGTAAAACTCAAATCTGATCGGGGCGAAATTTACAGTGACTTTGACGTAGATGTGGACAAAACCCAACCCAAAGCCAATCGGGTAAGCAAAGACGGGATGTACAAAGTCAGCGTTGATGACTGGATTCAGGGAAAAGTCAACGGTGGCGGCAGTGAAATAATGATGAAAAACATGCACGGCAATATTTACATCCGCAAAGCGAAGTAA
- a CDS encoding DUF4097 family beta strand repeat-containing protein has product MKHSLIPFLAGVVLSCTQAPAQTQEFKEQIVKEYALKKNAASSTLAIYNINGSINVEGYAGDKVVVEVAKTISGKTKEILDQGKEEFKLMFEQNEDSVIVYILEPYDSRPNRNWKGRNDNRHIEYKYDLDFTVKVPFAMNLHVSTVNGGDLSVKDVTGTLHVYNVNGAIALINVKGATEVRTVNGNVEANYTAIPPGKSDYKTLNGDIKISYPANLSADCEFKSFRGEFYTDFPDVESLPVKVIKNQESKGDKSTTYKLNTETSIRIGNGGKTFRFETFNGNIYIKKQS; this is encoded by the coding sequence ATGAAACATTCCCTTATCCCCTTTTTAGCGGGAGTGGTGCTATCTTGTACCCAAGCACCCGCCCAAACGCAGGAATTCAAAGAGCAAATCGTCAAAGAATATGCGCTCAAAAAAAATGCCGCAAGCAGTACGCTCGCCATTTATAACATCAATGGTTCCATCAATGTGGAAGGCTACGCGGGTGATAAAGTCGTAGTGGAAGTGGCAAAAACGATTTCGGGTAAAACCAAAGAAATACTGGATCAAGGCAAAGAAGAATTCAAGCTGATGTTTGAGCAAAATGAAGACAGCGTCATTGTCTACATTCTTGAACCTTACGATTCACGCCCCAATCGCAACTGGAAAGGCCGAAATGACAACCGCCATATTGAGTACAAATACGATTTAGATTTCACGGTCAAAGTGCCATTTGCCATGAATCTGCACGTTTCGACCGTCAACGGCGGCGATTTATCGGTCAAGGATGTGACAGGAACACTGCATGTGTACAACGTAAACGGAGCCATTGCGCTTATCAACGTCAAAGGTGCCACCGAAGTACGAACCGTTAACGGGAATGTAGAAGCCAATTACACCGCTATTCCTCCTGGAAAATCGGATTACAAAACCCTCAACGGCGACATCAAAATCAGCTACCCCGCCAATCTTTCGGCTGATTGCGAATTCAAGAGTTTCAGAGGAGAATTCTACACTGACTTTCCAGATGTTGAATCTCTTCCCGTCAAAGTCATCAAAAACCAAGAATCCAAAGGCGACAAAAGCACTACCTACAAACTCAACACCGAGACCTCCATCCGAATCGGCAACGGAGGCAAAACCTTCAGATTTGAAACATTTAACGGAAACATATACATTAAAAAGCAATCCTAA
- a CDS encoding HEAT repeat domain-containing protein: MEAKLMNCEHAKERLTGWLNHQLSATEQKEIEQHLAECADCEQEFEADRQLWKLLGKVSATPEPSGAMREGFYAMLDTFKETEARKSRNSWQYFAQKLQQLWTPQLALRVAYSAFLLSIGLFAGYWLHRPQEVKMEALTAEVQEMRQMMMLSMIDNPSATERLKAVSYTKEINEVDDKVLKALFTTLNNDPNINVRLVTLEALAELAHDPQVREGLVLSLSQQESPLVQVALADVMVKLQEKRSIKAFRQMLRRDDLNDLVKTKIQQTIKDLS, from the coding sequence ATGGAAGCAAAGCTCATGAACTGTGAACACGCAAAAGAACGGCTAACGGGCTGGCTAAATCACCAACTCTCAGCAACCGAACAAAAAGAAATAGAGCAACATTTGGCCGAGTGTGCTGATTGCGAGCAAGAATTTGAAGCCGACCGGCAATTGTGGAAACTGTTGGGAAAAGTATCCGCCACGCCCGAACCGAGCGGAGCCATGCGCGAAGGGTTTTATGCGATGCTGGATACTTTTAAAGAAACTGAAGCTCGAAAAAGCCGCAATTCTTGGCAGTATTTTGCCCAAAAACTCCAACAATTATGGACGCCCCAGCTGGCTCTTCGTGTGGCTTACAGCGCGTTTTTGCTGAGTATAGGGCTATTTGCGGGTTATTGGCTCCACCGGCCGCAGGAAGTAAAAATGGAGGCGCTCACCGCCGAAGTACAGGAAATGCGACAAATGATGATGCTTTCAATGATTGATAACCCTTCGGCAACCGAGCGCCTCAAAGCCGTGAGTTATACCAAGGAAATCAACGAAGTGGACGATAAAGTTCTGAAAGCCCTGTTTACGACCCTCAACAACGACCCCAACATCAATGTGCGTTTGGTAACGTTGGAAGCTTTGGCCGAACTGGCCCACGACCCGCAGGTGCGGGAAGGCTTGGTGCTTTCGCTGTCGCAACAGGAATCACCATTGGTACAAGTGGCCTTGGCCGATGTAATGGTGAAATTACAAGAAAAACGCTCTATTAAAGCGTTTCGGCAAATGCTGCGTCGCGACGATTTGAACGACCTTGTCAAAACCAAAATTCAGCAGACCATCAAAGATTTATCTTAG
- a CDS encoding RNA polymerase sigma factor — MLRVKAGDIDKMGLLFERYHRPLFAFLYHMTGQAHACEDLVQNVFYRMLKYRHTFNGEGEFRTWMYHLARNILNDSFRQTERWGGHPFDIADLTDQLGGGISADEQLEKQQELDALHAALGKLSPEHREVLVLSRFQELKYEEIAAILHTTEGAVKVRVHRALGELKKKFLKIENGSKAHEL; from the coding sequence ATGCTCCGGGTCAAAGCTGGAGACATCGACAAGATGGGCCTGCTCTTTGAGCGCTACCATCGTCCGTTGTTTGCTTTTTTGTACCACATGACGGGACAAGCCCACGCTTGCGAAGACTTAGTCCAAAATGTGTTTTATAGAATGTTGAAATACCGTCATACGTTCAACGGCGAGGGTGAATTCAGAACGTGGATGTATCATTTGGCGCGCAATATCCTGAATGATTCGTTTCGGCAAACCGAGCGTTGGGGAGGACATCCTTTCGACATCGCCGACCTGACCGATCAATTGGGCGGGGGAATCTCGGCCGATGAACAGCTTGAAAAACAGCAAGAACTGGATGCACTCCACGCGGCACTTGGCAAATTAAGCCCCGAACACCGTGAAGTATTGGTACTGAGTCGGTTTCAGGAATTAAAATACGAAGAAATTGCCGCCATCTTGCATACCACCGAAGGCGCCGTAAAGGTGCGCGTCCACCGGGCCTTGGGGGAGTTAAAAAAAAAATTCTTAAAGATTGAAAATGGAAGCAAAGCTCATGAACTGTGA
- a CDS encoding PQQ-dependent sugar dehydrogenase, with translation MKTIYIFLIPVFFVLNGFGQTPPSVTPTSAFINYGSNVTLTATGCAGTVNWSTGQTGASISVSPKQSARFTATCTSGMQTSGASNSVLVQVGLTTSPCNSNVTVSSNLSNIGYRYESSNYISGTGDIEANASVQFKAQNYVQLNPGFETKSGSVFKAFTGKCTELQTREVLTGRQIPWEILWGPDDFIWMTERDGKISRVNPQTSAVQTLITISDVFSNGEGGLLGMVLHPDFANNPYVYVSYNYSIDNTVSGMRVKVVRFTYNSGIATLGSPLILVQNILGNSTHDGSRLVITPELKLFVTTGDAQDLSAPQNDTNLNGKILRMNLDGSVPADNPIAGSLVWSKGHRNPQGLVYANGKLYCSSHGAGIEDEINLIQQSGNYGWPNVEGFCNTPSEITFCNANSVIEPIFSSGTGGTWAFCGLDYYNNDAYPRWKGHLLLVSLKNQTLYSLKVSADGNTVEGPANLYLVNQFGRLRDIAIAPNGKVYLCTSNGGNADKIIEITPIVE, from the coding sequence ATGAAAACGATTTACATCTTCTTGATTCCTGTCTTTTTTGTGTTGAATGGATTTGGACAAACACCGCCTTCCGTCACGCCCACAAGTGCTTTTATTAATTATGGTTCCAACGTTACCCTAACCGCTACGGGCTGTGCAGGAACGGTTAATTGGTCTACTGGACAAACAGGTGCGTCGATTTCCGTTTCTCCCAAACAAAGTGCCCGCTTTACGGCCACCTGCACGAGCGGAATGCAGACGAGTGGCGCCTCCAACAGTGTGCTTGTGCAGGTGGGGTTGACCACTTCCCCTTGCAACAGCAATGTGACGGTTTCCTCCAATCTCTCAAATATAGGATACCGTTACGAATCAAGTAATTATATCAGTGGTACGGGTGACATTGAAGCTAACGCAAGTGTACAATTCAAGGCGCAGAACTACGTACAGTTAAACCCTGGATTTGAAACAAAGTCGGGGAGTGTTTTTAAAGCATTTACGGGCAAATGTACCGAATTACAGACGAGAGAAGTGCTGACTGGACGACAAATACCGTGGGAAATACTCTGGGGCCCCGATGACTTTATTTGGATGACTGAAAGAGACGGTAAAATCAGTCGAGTGAATCCGCAAACGAGCGCCGTTCAAACCTTGATTACCATTTCAGATGTTTTTTCTAACGGAGAAGGTGGTTTATTGGGTATGGTGTTGCATCCTGATTTTGCTAATAATCCCTACGTGTATGTTTCGTACAACTACAGTATTGACAATACCGTTTCGGGAATGCGGGTAAAAGTAGTGCGTTTTACCTACAACAGCGGCATTGCTACCTTGGGCAGTCCGTTGATATTGGTACAGAATATTTTAGGCAATTCCACCCACGACGGCAGCCGACTGGTCATTACCCCCGAATTGAAATTATTCGTCACCACGGGTGATGCGCAAGACCTTAGTGCGCCTCAGAATGATACGAACCTCAATGGTAAAATTCTGCGAATGAACTTAGATGGCTCCGTTCCCGCCGATAACCCCATTGCGGGTAGTTTGGTATGGAGTAAAGGACACCGAAATCCGCAGGGATTGGTCTATGCCAATGGGAAATTATACTGCTCATCGCACGGGGCGGGGATTGAAGACGAAATAAACCTCATACAACAGTCGGGCAATTATGGCTGGCCCAACGTGGAAGGTTTTTGTAATACCCCTTCTGAAATCACATTTTGTAACGCCAACTCTGTGATCGAACCCATTTTCTCCTCTGGAACGGGTGGAACTTGGGCATTTTGCGGGTTGGACTATTATAACAATGACGCCTATCCGCGCTGGAAAGGCCATTTGTTGTTGGTTTCTCTGAAAAACCAAACGTTGTACAGTCTCAAAGTAAGTGCCGACGGCAACACCGTTGAAGGCCCAGCCAATCTGTATTTGGTAAATCAGTTCGGCCGCCTACGCGACATTGCCATTGCGCCAAATGGGAAAGTGTATCTTTGTACCAGCAACGGCGGTAATGCAGATAAAATAATTGAGATAACGCCGATTGTGGAGTAA
- a CDS encoding class I SAM-dependent methyltransferase encodes MPSDYIPALKYHFLTPIYDWFIWLTMPEIEVKKRLIQQAAIKTGQAILDFGCGTATLTLLMEELHPDCTIVGLDVDPQILIIANEKVKLKNSSIQLKEFDGKTLPFADASFDKVLSSWVFHHLTTDQKHHAFREIRRVLKPNGELHIADWGKAENGLMRFLFFVVQVIDNFYTTNDNVKGKIPQLLAIEGFENVEIKGSQSTLFGTLSYLKGINR; translated from the coding sequence ATGCCTTCCGACTACATCCCCGCCCTAAAATACCATTTTCTGACACCCATCTACGATTGGTTTATCTGGCTGACCATGCCCGAGATAGAGGTCAAAAAGCGGTTGATTCAACAGGCAGCTATAAAGACAGGGCAAGCTATTTTGGACTTTGGCTGCGGAACCGCTACCCTAACGCTTTTGATGGAAGAGTTACATCCTGACTGCACAATTGTTGGATTGGATGTTGATCCTCAGATACTTATTATTGCGAATGAAAAGGTAAAATTGAAAAATTCATCAATTCAATTAAAAGAATTTGACGGCAAAACGCTTCCTTTTGCTGATGCTTCCTTTGATAAAGTGCTGTCTTCTTGGGTGTTTCATCATTTGACCACGGACCAAAAACATCATGCTTTTCGTGAGATACGGCGTGTGCTTAAGCCTAACGGCGAACTGCACATTGCCGATTGGGGCAAGGCAGAAAACGGTTTGATGCGGTTTTTGTTTTTTGTGGTACAAGTGATTGATAATTTCTACACCACCAATGATAATGTAAAAGGCAAAATCCCTCAATTACTGGCCATTGAGGGATTTGAAAATGTAGAAATAAAAGGGAGTCAGTCCACGCTGTTTGGGACTTTATCTTATTTGAAAGGCATTAATCGCTGA